Genomic window (Ruminococcus flavefaciens AE3010):
CTGGGGCGGTACTCTCCCAAGCGAGAGACTTCTCTTCATCTTAAAGACATATAAGCCCACAATTATCTGGACTTCTCCCTCTTACGCTTGGCAGCTTGGTGAAAAGGCTGTAAAGGCAGGCTACGACCCCAAGAAGGACTTCAACATCAAGAAGATCATCGTTGCAGGTGAGCTTGGCGGCTCTATCGACGCAACAAGAAAGGCTATCGAGGATCTCTGGGGAGCTGAGGTTTACGACTTCTACGGTCTGTCAGATATATTCGGCGCATGCGCTGCACAGTGCGAATACCACGACGGACTTCACATCGCTGAGAACCACATTCTCGTTGAGACTATTGACATTCACACAGGCGAAGTTCTTGAACCCGGTCAGACAGGTGAGCTTGTATTCACAACACTTCGCAAGCACGCTCGTCCCCTTATCAGATTCAAGACAGGCGATATCGGACGCATCGACATCACTCCCTGCAAATGCGGACGTACACATGGCAGGATCAGCATTCTCGGCAGAAAGGACGACATGTTCATTGTTTCCGCTGTTAATGTATTCCCAAGCGATATCGAGGCTGTTATCCGTGAGCAGAGCGGCATCACAGGCGAGTACCTTATCCGTATCTTTGAGAAGGACTTCACAAGCAAGTACGCAGTTGAGATAGAAAAGAAGGCTGACAATACCAAGAGC
Coding sequences:
- a CDS encoding phenylacetate--CoA ligase family protein; the encoded protein is MSRDINNKFWDEELETLPREELEKRQLEDLKEIVKFAYDHAPYYKRSFDEAGVKPEDIKTLKDIEKFPFINKKTQRDTQGVGSFLGELAAVPEEDVVFISTSSGSTGVPTMSPFTKKDFDEFQDTESRWFWQIGMRPNDRYVHALNFSLYVGGPDVIGAQNLGALCIWGGTLPSERLLFILKTYKPTIIWTSPSYAWQLGEKAVKAGYDPKKDFNIKKIIVAGELGGSIDATRKAIEDLWGAEVYDFYGLSDIFGACAAQCEYHDGLHIAENHILVETIDIHTGEVLEPGQTGELVFTTLRKHARPLIRFKTGDIGRIDITPCKCGRTHGRISILGRKDDMFIVSAVNVFPSDIEAVIREQSGITGEYLIRIFEKDFTSKYAVEIEKKADNTKSDDEVAEQVSAALKARTGVKPARVVVHPDGGLNTRSEHKSRRVIDERNIDYSI